The following DNA comes from Thunnus thynnus chromosome 3, fThuThy2.1, whole genome shotgun sequence.
ctcttcatctctttcacCTCCTGCTGCTTCCCCCATTTCTGCACCTACTGCTTCTGCCTCTTCAGTAGCTCCTCCCTCCACCACTAAATGGCCTTCTTCATCCTCCACTTTTTGTCCCTCTGCGTCCTTCAATATGTTAatctcttcttcctctactGCCTCTCCTACTACAGTTTGTGTGGTCTCTATCTCATAATTATCAGAAGGCAGTATTAGCACTTCACCTTCCGTTTCATCTACCTGTGTTTCTTCCTCCAGAGTTTCTCCCATTCCCCATGCATCTTCTATCTGCTCCACATCACCCACCCCCAGGCTAGGGTCAGACTCTACCACAGTCTCCTGCTCTGGCCCTCCGCCCACGACAACCTCTACAGCAGCTTGAgtttcctctgcctcctctgttTCTGCTTCAGCCTCTGCTTTTTCTTCTGACAATACAACCTGCTCGTTGTTAGCCTCAACCCATGCCTCCTCTACTGCTGAATCCCCTCCTGTCTCTACTAAAGCAGCTACAGTTTCCTCTACAACCTCCTGACTGACTTCGGTGTCTAGAGACTCACCGGTAACCTCCGCCCCCACTGCCTCTCTGCTTCCAGTTTCTACACCTGCTGTCGTCTCCTCCACAGATCCAACTGCAGtttctgcctctccctctccgACTCCATTCCCCTCCTCGGCTGCATCTTCAGACGCATCCGTCTCTGCTACCCCCTGCTCCTCCTCAACACCAGCAACCCCTCCCTTGGCATCCGTATcttccccctccacctcctcctccactgtctGCTCTAACACCTCTGCTACTGTGTTAGCTTCAGTCTCTCCTTTTTCAGCCCCCAGAGCATCCTCCTCAACCCCTTCCTGCACTGTTGCCTCATCGGCTTTTCCTTCACTCCCTCCTTCCACCTGCCCCAGAGCTGCCTCTACCACCCTCTCCAGCAGCTCCTTTAGCACTTCCTCTGCTCCGCGACCCTCCACCTGCTCGGAGGCCTCCTGCATAGCCTGTTGCACCTCTTTCAGGCTAGGAGGGGCCACCACTGGTGCCACCTCAGCAGGGGGCAGCTCTGGTTCCTGGGCTAAGGCCTGGACATCTTCTAGGGTGACTGTAGATGATTGGATGGAGGTAGGCAGACCTAAGGACATAGTAAAATATTGTTGGTGTGTTGTAGCAGCTAACACAAGACAAACCTGGAATATATCAATGATCAGTGGTGTATTGCTACTGGTGACATTCAGTGTCATTACCATTGATTGATTGGTTATGTCATGAATGCAATCATTTGTTCTCATTTATTCCTTCATTCAATcacacatttattcactcatttattcatcaattcaaaataaaaagatagAAGGAGTGTAGTTATATGCACATCACATATAGGTGCAAGGCTAttggaaattaaataaatgttcatcAAGATGCAAAGATATCATCAGACAGAGGTCACCCTACCTTCAGATGTGCAGTGTTGTATCAACAAAACAGCTAGGAAACCTTTCAAAAAGCAGTACTCCatgttttccaaaaaaacatcaaaaatatataCTCCAAAACAATCCCAGTCTCTCCCAGGAAAACACTCTTTACTTCCTTTTGTTCCCCCAGTCCTTCTCAAGTgtcaagtgtgtgtgcaca
Coding sequences within:
- the si:dkeyp-118a3.2 gene encoding neurofilament medium polypeptide; protein product: MSLGLPTSIQSSTVTLEDVQALAQEPELPPAEVAPVVAPPSLKEVQQAMQEASEQVEGRGAEEVLKELLERVVEAALGQVEGGSEGKADEATVQEGVEEDALGAEKGETEANTVAEVLEQTVEEEVEGEDTDAKGGVAGVEEEQGVAETDASEDAAEEGNGVGEGEAETAVGSVEETTAGVETGSREAVGAEVTGESLDTEVSQEVVEETVAALVETGGDSAVEEAWVEANNEQVVLSEEKAEAEAETEEAEETQAAVEVVVGGGPEQETVVESDPSLGVGDVEQIEDAWGMGETLEEETQVDETEGEVLILPSDNYEIETTQTVVGEAVEEEEINILKDAEGQKVEDEEGHLVVEGGATEEAEAVGAEMGEAAGGERDEESVIKKESEALVNEGGDQQDGEEEQITPETSHGSEKEDHDVLVISAPEPEDGAEASIEQSPENQAPTPSPSLDGVETGENTLLGGETSDHDSEIITPTDDLLTHDPVVVQPTLDDFVKDVLAVPPQAEREEPGEANELVEDTAGTTETRELGLEAWKIGAISAAVFLVLETLVIIIYILKCRKKNGTLALQRACEEGCVEPEAATGGDCSDDTLPAGNGDTQQIALDPSDVASTMAQNKEQQEEEHATAMLDLLPSSTEESANTGPGPDSSQDLRTSIL